The following nucleotide sequence is from Deltaproteobacteria bacterium.
AAAATTTCGGCAGGAATCGGCCGGTTCTTCTCGCGTAGTCTTCGTATTTTTGACCCAGTCGCTTCTTCAAGAAATCCTCCTCCATCAATGCGATCATCGAAAAACCGAAAAAGGCCGCGGTCCCGATCCAAAAAAAGTAAAAATTGGGGAAGATAACCAGGGTGGCGACAAGAGCCGCTTTCATCGACGCGTATATCGGATGGCGGATGCGGCGATAAATCCCCCTCTCAACCAGTTCGGCGGACCCTTCCCGGTCGATGCCGAAACGCCAGGCATTGCGCATGGTGACCAGGGCGGTGACAAACAATATCCACGAGGCAAAAAGAAGAACCAACCCCGCACTTCTGACGTGCGGCGGTCCATCAAGGTGCTGAATCTTGTCATACAGGCCG
It contains:
- a CDS encoding isoprenylcysteine carboxylmethyltransferase family protein, whose protein sequence is MGARVAPSTGKAGWSLPLTAALRLVIVMLLKIAIPLYSLLLFSAVAIKKTLVQKKIGRSPLIILRSPLTAENYLQRLAFLFFPLWLGGMNLFAFRPGLYDKIQHLDGPPHVRSAGLVLLFASWILFVTALVTMRNAWRFGIDREGSAELVERGIYRRIRHPIYASMKAALVATLVIFPNFYFFWIGTAAFFGFSMIALMEEDFLKKRLGQKYEDYARRTGRFLPKFF